The sequence below is a genomic window from Dermacentor albipictus isolate Rhodes 1998 colony chromosome 2, USDA_Dalb.pri_finalv2, whole genome shotgun sequence.
TCCGGATTCTCCTTGAGATCCAGGTGTAGGCTTGACAGGGAATCGTCGTCATCGACTGCCGGGGCAGGAGGGCTGGGACAAGCATCCGGTTTGAAAAGCAGGTCTGGGGCAAGCATACTCTTGGGCGGCAGCCTCGTGTTAAATGCCGTGAGCACGTTGTCGACGTAGTTTTTACATTCGTCGTGATCAACCCAGACCCGATCCCCCAACGAGTCTTCCACAAACACTTTCACAAACTGATCTGGCCAACTGACATTATCTTGAAACGCAGCCAAAAGAAGGTTACAGGCTAGCACCGAGATCAGGTTGTTGCCTTTAGTTTTGAAGTTCACTGTGACGTCGCGCTTTAACAAGCTCGTGAATGCCTCAACAGAGCCCTCAGAGTCAAATATCCTCGGCCGAGTTTTTGCTAGGAACATCAGCGTCAGGTAAAGCATGGGGTCCGGCTTTGGCCGTGTGTTCTTGAGCGTCTTTGCGGCGCCGCACATGAGTGATTCGACCTTATCATCGTCACCAACGTCCTCCGCTTTCAGAACACGACTCAGGAAATCTGTTGGATCGACCTCCACGGCAATGACATCCCACTGTTCACTTTTGTTGGAAGGAGTTTCCCGCTTTATCTGCGAACCAGCGGGACCCAAACGGGCAAGAGATGACGGGGCAGCGGTCGCAAGCTTCGGTTTCTTTGACGGCACCAAAGACGACGATCCGCCGGGGGCTTCTGGTCGCTTGCGTTCGGTACTAGAACTCGCGCTGCTTAACGTCGACTGTTTCACAGGTGGCTTCGGTTCCGGCACATCGGGGGTTGATCGTTGCTTCGACCCGAGGGCGATGAAATCGCCCGACGGGAAAAGGGACGCCTTCACTTTGTTGGGGCCTCTCTTCTGAGACCCCTTCCCTTTCTCTCGTTCCATGTCGGACTGAAGTTGGTTGCTTCACGTAGCTACATCCCAGGTTCTTTCTCGTTTGCAGAAAACGCGATAACTCAGCAACCTAACGACCAATACGAATTCCAAGAGCACGGCTCCGGCGCCGGCGCCATATCCCTTACAAGTGTTGAAAACCAGCGTACAACGGAAAGCAACAGTTTCGCATCAGGGACTTCACGTAGTTTCTAATGCTCGAGCAATGCGTAGAACTTATGCAGAAATAAAGtcaataaaatttatattttgttTCCTTAGTCGTTTATGTCAAACGACTGAACTGATAACACCCTTTCTGGCGTCACATAAAAAACAAAGCCGTTCAGCCGTTTCAAGCCAGCTCGTGAACGCTTCAGCCAGGTTCAGACGGTACTCGCAATCGCATCATCGCATGTCGAGCAAACTATGCCAGCATGTTTTCGCGCAGCGTAAACAATGAGTTTCTATGCTTCCTACTGGCCATGTGTGCCTTAGTGCCGTGTATCGTAGCCGAAACTCCAGGTTGCACGCTGTTGAACAAGGACTCGAAATCGGAGAAGGCGCTTTTAGAAGGGTTGCACGACTTGAAGGGCGAAACGTAAGCTCCACATAACAGTGGATTTTCAGTCGAATGTATGATCTTGCGCAAATTTCTTCTCCGAATGCAAAACTAAGAAGCCGAATTTTGGCATGCTTTTGTCACGATCACTGCTGGTTTTTGCCACAGAGTGCAGTAATGTTTGTTCATGTGTGCGTGCTGTGGAAATTAAATGTTACTAACGTTAATGTTCTGCACAATCATCCCGCTTGGCGAACGTGCGTGATGAGCGCACGGAACCTAAGCTGACGCCAGATGTGCACATGCCCGTTCATTTATTTTGCTATTGCATTTATCTTCTGTTTCAGTTTCACTGTCGAGGACAGGGTAGACGGCAAACTGAAGGATATCTACGAAATCGGAGTCTGCGCGAGCGTGAATAAGTCGGCGCCACAAGTAGGAGCGGTTCAGCATGTCATTGGCGATAAAGGCAATCAAACGTTTATGTTAGGCCAGCTGAATTCTACCACGCTAGCTGGAGCCCGTAAGTCACATTTCTCTCTGTGTCTCTCCTCTTTATTTTTAACGACATTTGAAAGATCGTGCATTATTCtcttcgtcctttttttttcccctcacccCTGTTCTTGTCGTATACAAGCGAACACGGCAGTGCACCGAGGCACCTACTAATAAAGGACGTAATGTTATTTTCAGCTGGGTGGACTCTAGTCACATACAGAAATGGAGATCGCTATAATGGATCCTGTAACAACTCGTCGCGTGAAGTCCAGTTGGCAGTCCTCTGCAGTCCAAACGAGCATCACGTAAGTTATTCGAGAAAAGCTGCCTAATGAAGACCGCTTGCGATAAGTCTACTGCTGTGTTGACTACGGCTGAATGTTGAAAATAGGACGGAAATGCTTGGGAAGTGTGTAAACATGCATTCACTTGTCACCTTCCAACCCGGTGCTATTCTTTCATAATCAGGCTTGGCTTGCTTGAATTTTAAACATTTCAGTTTCACTCACTTTTTGTACCTTGATTCACATGCCTAGTTTACATAAAGTTATTTCCAAAAGTGCACATCACTTGTTATCCTGAATCTGAACATGTTTCTGTTCAATTTCATTTTGCACTTATGTATACATACCTGCCAATGCTCCCTACTTTCTTGCAATGCTGACGACTTTAAGctcgtgttaaaaaaaaaaattatgtttacaagaaagcttcgcttgtaGGTATTTAAACCTTCTGCTGGAAGTCTTCTAATGGGGAAAGGACTCCAGGGCGgtacttgcttcgagcaagttCGTTCAGGCGATTTCCTGAAGCAGGAGAAATTGGCAGTGGCAAAGTTGCTGAAAGAGTAACTATGATCTAGAACATTGTGTTGCTTGCCAGTCTCGTCTGTTCCAAGTTGGCTGCTGATGTGTCTAAAGGTAAATTGTTATTAACTAATTGTGCATGTGTCCCATAAAATGCGTGAGGTTATAAGAAGCTTTTAAAACATGCATATTATCTTCCACCCCTCCCACCTCTTTTCTAAGTCTTATGTCTgcgagtttccttttttttgtaatttttatttgaatgttcacaggttggcagatATGTGTATAGTGTAGTTTGTTAAAATTAGCTCACTTGGTTCAGTGCTCACCAGTATAAAAAATTGCAGGCCTTTTGTGTGCTATCCTCTGCCAAGAAACATAATGTGAAACAGTCAAAGGCACTCTGACAGTGCTGCGCACAGTGCTTTTTAACTATGACGATGACTGCACATACTTCTTTTCAAAAAGCTGCCCTTTTGCTGCTAATACGTCCTGAGCGACAAAGTAGTTTTCACTTTACGGCATATACATCTATAACTTATGCCATAACTTGTCGATTCTCTCATTGGATGGTGATTCCGGTTCATTTCAGGGCACCCTGCAAATTGCGTCCAGTGGCCGTGCGGGAGAGACGGCGTGCTCCTTCCTTTTTGTGATCAGCAGCAGTGTCGTTTGTTCGAAGGAGAAACATGAGCAGCATCATCGTGGCCTCAGTGGCGGTGCTGTATTTTGCATACTGTGAGTACGTGCGTAATGTCATGTGAAGCAACGAGTTCTTTTTTTAGGAATGTAACAAATCACTGACTAAAGGCAAAACAAAATTACGTGTCGGGCCTTGTCTGTACGCTCAGAACCAATGTTGACAAGCAATCCGTACGGATCTTGAAACATGATTTTATTTTGACAGTGGTCAATAACCTGGTTCATTCCTACTTAATGATTTTGCCTGACCAGACGATATTCCATTGAAATCAACTACAACAACGAGTTTTAGAGGTAGAGTCATGAAAAAATGAGGGAGAAACCGAGAAGGAAAGGCCAAGAAGTCGCACTGGACACACATttggtttgctatcctgcactagAAAAGGATTGTGggacaaagagagagaaatacaAGAGAAATTACACAGCACACTGTAGGCTGTCACTGAGGCCAGTCCATTTCACGAACAGCCATAGCGCACACAAGgctttctgtggcagtgaagtGGTGTGACCATGGTCCCAGACTCTTAGTAAGTGAAAATCTTCTTGAGTTCATGTATTCTGGCAGAGATTCAAAACACAGAGCGCTGCTTGGTGGTTCAAGGATCTAGCCAACTAGAACTTTCTTACATAACTCCACCAAAGGAAAAGTTGTGTGTAATCATACTATTACATTAGTATGATGGTGATAAGGTAGTGGCATGTCATGTTCTCAGCTGATCATTTTCAGGGATTTACTTTGACATTTGCATGACACAACTGCCAAGATGCCTCACAGGAACAACAGATATCCCATTGGTGCACTCTAGCCCTGCAGAGTATGAATATAATGTTAATGGGGTCTGCAACTCCTTTTGGTACATACAGTTTCCCTAGATTAGTCAATAAACGAGCTCCAAAAGTGATTGATCACTAATACGGCCTCTGAAATGCAGCTGTGAGACTTGGTGCTGGCAACAACATATTGTGTTGTGTTCAGCCCAGATGTGTTGGAAACTTCACCCTTCTTTATGGAAGATAGGGAGGGGGTAAGAGGGGACTAGTATTTGTATTGGGATTGCGCCTGGAGAATCTGCAATGGTAGTTGATAAACATAGCAGATTTGCAGACTAGTACAAGATTTTTATGCATTTTTGCTTGATAACAGCTTTATTTGTTGTTGCTAGTGGTGCTCAGACCCTTTCCTATATTCGTGTGTGACACTATTGTAATGAAAACAGTTTGAGCATGCTAAGATTTTaagtgagaagctgcgtcacctGCTTGTAGCAGCATGCAACAAGATGGTTATACTGCTGGGGGGCAAGCCTCCTTGCCTACTACAGTAGTGAGAACGGTACTTGTACCCACACAGGTCACAAGCTTCAGGCAAGACTTACTTGCCTCAATTCTGAAACATAGCCAGTTACTATGACATTGCCCTTTGCTTGTTTACAAGCCTTTAGTGTTCCTCTTTACGATCAGATGGCCACAAGCTTTTCGTGGAATATGTAGAGcttgaaaaaaaagttttaaacTGTTTCGAAAAGTTTTGAAAAGCTAAATAATGCTATCACGAAATTCACCACAGTTGTAGTTGAGTAGCAAATGCTTCGTTCTTCCTTACAGTTTTTTCACAGTGGCCGGCAGCTACCTGCTCCTGGGTTTCCTGTACAAGCGCATTGTTGTTGGAGCAAAAGGCCTGGAGCAGATTCCAAACTATAGTTTCTGGAAGGATTGCGGCAACCTTCAAGCTGTGAGTGAACTTGACTTTGCACGGGCTGTCCTGCCTCTTCTCAAACCAAATTACAGTCGAATCTAATTAATTTGAACACGCTTAATTCAAACATCTGGTTTATTTGAACTGATGCTGTGGTAAACCTCCGGTAATTCGAACGCGTAAGCATTTGTGACAGTTAATTCAACCATACCACGCTCCGACACTGCTTTCAGCAGCGTGCCAAATCACACGGCGGCGCCTCCAACCAGCATTGATCTGTCCCTGCCATAGAGGAATTGCTTAGGAGAGACCCCTCAATGCcgtgcataaagaaaaagaataccGCGGTGGTGATTTCACCCTCTCTCGAATGGCAAGGTCGTCATTTCTGTGCCTCGCCGTAATGCCCTAGCCATACTAGTGGCAAAATGCGCACCGTAGGAGGGATCGGTCCTGGGCCGATTTTTCTTGGAAATGAAGCAAATTCATTTCTCTCCCACCCTTCCTTGCAACTACCCCCCCCTCGCCCTCCCTCTCAACTCCTTCTCCTTTGACAGTCTCCGCAAGCACGCGTGCCTCCGTGCCGGCACCGACAGCTTAGCCCGCTCCTTGAAGTTCCATTTTCTGCCTTTATCGGGAAGCAAGCATTGGCTGGAGtgggcagtttcgtggtcctcgctCGCTGTGTGCTTGTGTGCCGCGATATTTTATGACTTGAACCATTCATGCATCATGCTATGAGGCATGAATACTTCAAGAATAAGTCCTTCCTTTAACTTGAACAAGTTTTCAGGCCCCTTCGAGTTCAGATTATTGATATTCGACTGTATATTAAACCTGACTAACTTAAATCGCATGTTTGGTCAACCACAAGTTTATAGACCACATCACCTGAAAGAAtgttgaatttaaaaaaaaaaggccgttTGGGACCATACCCAGTAAAATTGTGCAACACTATGTTGTTCACTTATATAAGTACTGGCTGGGAATTCAGAATACCAGGCTGTATTCCGAGGCTGCTCAGATATCTGGCTTTTCTCAGAGCCTGCACTCCATAAGTTTTTATTggaatagcaattatatgaacactccaggcgcatttctgccatcaccGTGATGTTTCGTTTAAAGTCCAAgcacgataacatcgtcaccgcacgtcatatgctgtatgtgcaagtgaaactTGCGAGGGTCACTCGACAATCGTGGCTCGCTCTTGCATGCACAGGGGGGAAAGGAGGAGGAAGCACGCagccttccatcgcgcgcgagGCACCAGGAGGAAGGGAAGGAGGTTCTCTTAGGCATCTGATGTGTATGCCGAGGCTGCGCCGCTgccctgtcttgaaagcaatctgcgatgtgggcAAAGCGCCCCGAGTGCAGCTAACTTCGTACTTGCTGTACTTTTGGCggttagttcgcgttgaagcaaaaGGCAGCATGAAGGTCGATTCACTCGCTGCACTgttgcgcttcctcactccagtgttttgacagcaa
It includes:
- the LOC135899793 gene encoding cation-dependent mannose-6-phosphate receptor-like isoform X1 — its product is MFSRSVNNEFLCFLLAMCALVPCIVAETPGCTLLNKDSKSEKALLEGLHDLKGETFTVEDRVDGKLKDIYEIGVCASVNKSAPQVGAVQHVIGDKGNQTFMLGQLNSTTLAGAPGWTLVTYRNGDRYNGSCNNSSREVQLAVLCSPNEHHGTLQIASSGRAGETACSFLFVISSSVVCSKEKHEQHHRGLSGGAVFCILFFTVAGSYLLLGFLYKRIVVGAKGLEQIPNYSFWKDCGNLQADGCNYICRCQCDSSDEHRSYRDIDDRPLRPDEDRDDQLLTIILDLHRSGPNTRQP
- the LOC135899793 gene encoding cation-dependent mannose-6-phosphate receptor-like isoform X2, producing the protein MFSRSVNNEFLCFLLAMCALVPCIVAETPGCTLLNKDSKSEKALLEGLHDLKGETFTVEDRVDGKLKDIYEIGVCASVNKSAPQVGAVQHVIGDKGNQTFMLGQLNSTTLAGAPGWTLVTYRNGDRYNGSCNNSSREVQLAVLCSPNEHHGTLQIASSGRAGETACSFLFVISSSVVCSKEKHEQHHRGLSGGAVFCILFFTVAGSYLLLGFLYKRIVVGAKGLEQIPNYSFWKDCGNLQADGCNYICRCQCDSSDEHRSYRDIDDRPLRPDEDRDDQLLTIGDQHAQGDIGISP
- the LOC135899793 gene encoding cation-dependent mannose-6-phosphate receptor-like isoform X3 — protein: MFSRSVNNEFLCFLLAMCALVPCIVAETPGCTLLNKDSKSEKALLEGLHDLKGETFTVEDRVDGKLKDIYEIGVCASVNKSAPQVGAVQHVIGDKGNQTFMLGQLNSTTLAGAPGWTLVTYRNGDRYNGSCNNSSREVQLAVLCSPNEHHGTLQIASSGRAGETACSFLFVISSSVVCSKEKHEQHHRGLSGGAVFCILFFTVAGSYLLLGFLYKRIVVGAKGLEQIPNYSFWKDCGNLQADGCNYICRCQCDSSDEHRSYRDIDDRPLRPDEDRDDQLLTMH